A region of the Methylomagnum ishizawai genome:
CCGCCGGCGAGGCGGGACGCGGCTTCGCGGTGGTGGCGAACGAAGTGCAGCGGCTGGCCGAGAACGCCCGCGAGGCCACCTCGAAGATATCCAGCCTGGTCAACAACATCCAGGTCGAGACGGTGGACACCGTGACCACGATGAACGAGGCCATCAGCCAGGTGGTGGAAGGCACCAAGCTGGCCCAGCAGGCCGGCGGGGAGATGCGCGGCACCCGCGACACCACCGCCGACCTGGTGCTACTGGTGCAACGCATCGCCGCCAGTTCCACGACCCAGGCGCAAACGGCCCAAAGGCTGCTGGAACGCGCGGTGCAGATCCAAAAAAGCACCGAGCATACCTACCGGGAACTCCAGGACCAAGGCCGGCAAACCGAGCGCCTGGTGGACTTCTCCGGCAATCTGGTGGAATCGGTGGGGGTGTTCACCCTGCCCGCGCCCGCGGTGGCGGGCTGAGCCCGGACCGCCGCCGGGCCACCGGCGGCGGGAACAGGGTTTGGGAGATACGGATAGCGCGGGATCGGACCGGCACCCAAGCGGGGCCTGGGTGCCGGCCAACCTTCAGGGCAGGGTGCTGGTCACGGTGCGGGCCGCCCCGGCGTCGCGGGCGTTGCCGTCGTAGATGGCCTTCAACTGGTCGAGCTGGGCGGTGGACAAGGTGATCGGCGTCGCCAGCACATACCAATTCACCCCTTCGGTGCAAGGCGGCGTGGTCAGCGAGCCGCCATAGGTATAGAAGGACTGCCGGTCCACCGCCGCCGGCAACAGCGCCATCGGATTCAAGGCGGGACCGGAGGCGCTGCCGGACGTGGTGGGCATGGACTTCAGTATCTTGCCGATGGTCTTGTTCTCGGCCCCCTCGTCGAGGAAGACCCCCACCACCGCCATCTTGCCGTCCTGGCGGATATGCACGAAATGCAATTCCGCCGCGTGGACCACGCCGTCGACCTTATGCTCGCTGGGCGCGTGGAAATGGAATTGCAACAAGGGATATTCGTCCTTGCCGATCCTCAAAACGCCCGGATAATCGGTCGCCATCTTGACCTGGGCGGCATGGCCGTTGTTGAGGTAGGTGGGCTGGAGCGCGCTGGCGTAGGCCAGCCTGAGCGCGTTGAAGGCATCGGGATGGACCAGCTTGGCGGCGCTGATATCGATCGGCGACTGGTTGCCACCGATATCGCATACGGCATAAGGATAAAGGTGCGCCCCGCTGGCGAGCGGGTCTTCGCTCAGGATATCGCCCCAATGGGCTTGCTCGTCGTAGGTCCAATGCGGCGCGTCGGTCGCCAGGGCCAGGGGGCTGGATGCCACGCCGCACATGGCGGCAAGCAGGGAGGCGCGGAGCTGATTTTTCATCGTCATAGGATAAGCCTGCGATTTTATTGGAATTATCGGAACGGTGGGCGCGGGTCCGTCAGCAGGTGTGTTCCCTGCAATAATCGGCCAGGCTCTGCGGAGGGGGCGGTGGCGGCGGGGTGGTGGCCGGGGTGGCCTGGGTGGTGGTGGTGGTCTGGGGCGGGTGGGTGCCGGATTGTTCCGCCGCGACGGCCACGCCGGCGGCGAGGAAACCCAGGATCAAGGACAACGGTTTGATGGACATGGTGTGTTCCCTTTCGGTGAAATCGGTGTCAAGGGTCCGGTGGCGAGACTGGACACCGGACAACCGTTTTCAAGCGTAGATCAAATCCACGATAAATCCGAACCGCCGTGAAAAAATTCACGGACGGAAACACGCCGGTAGGATCGGCCCCCAAGGCCAGGCCGGGCGGTCGGCAAGGCGGGAAACTCCGGCACGGGCGGCGCGGCGCCGGATTTGGGCATTCCCGCCGAAATCAAGGATCGCCAGCGCGGTGCCGCCAGGGCCGCCGGCTTATTTGGATTGGTACCGCGCCGCCGCGCCCAGCCGCTTCTGCCACAGTTCCACCTCGAAAATGAACTTCTGCAACTGGGTCTCCGCCCCCCGGCCCAGGCCGCGGAAAGCGCAGCCCACCCGCTGGGCCTGGGGCCGGTCGGGCCGGACCTGGGGGATTTTGTTGCGGATTTCCAGGTTCACCGGGATTTCGGGCTGGCTCGGGATGGAGAGCTTGCAAGCCTCCAGGGTATGGCCGACCTCCAGGGCGGCACCGATACGGGCGTTCTTATCGGACAGCGACAGCCCGGAGAGGCTGAGGTCGTACACGCCGAATTCCACCGCGCCGCCCTCCAGCCCGACCCGGCATTTGACCGGCATCGCCAGCGGGATCGCCACCCGGTAGAACTCGCGCTGTTGGTGCCAGAACAAGG
Encoded here:
- a CDS encoding carbonic anhydrase; its protein translation is MTMKNQLRASLLAAMCGVASSPLALATDAPHWTYDEQAHWGDILSEDPLASGAHLYPYAVCDIGGNQSPIDISAAKLVHPDAFNALRLAYASALQPTYLNNGHAAQVKMATDYPGVLRIGKDEYPLLQFHFHAPSEHKVDGVVHAAELHFVHIRQDGKMAVVGVFLDEGAENKTIGKILKSMPTTSGSASGPALNPMALLPAAVDRQSFYTYGGSLTTPPCTEGVNWYVLATPITLSTAQLDQLKAIYDGNARDAGAARTVTSTLP
- a CDS encoding flagellar brake protein, giving the protein MHTESIEDHVGYTLRGQGEILEKLRLMQRKRCLVTAHHQDSKANLVTAIVEILPERGWIVFDMGSNEAVNRQFAKARPLVFMAQVEGVRSQFVVEGLTETTWRGEPVFAAPLPQSLFWHQQREFYRVAIPLAMPVKCRVGLEGGAVEFGVYDLSLSGLSLSDKNARIGAALEVGHTLEACKLSIPSQPEIPVNLEIRNKIPQVRPDRPQAQRVGCAFRGLGRGAETQLQKFIFEVELWQKRLGAAARYQSK